The following proteins are encoded in a genomic region of Methylibium petroleiphilum PM1:
- a CDS encoding efflux RND transporter permease subunit produces MHADSSLDPHPVIARVEDFDRRSGNLLERAFFNFRPLVVIACLLVTLLLGWQAGKLQLNASFEKMIPTTHPYVINFLEYRGKLSGLGNSVRIAVETTSGDIYDKTYLETLARINDEVFLLPGVDRAYMKSLWTPAVRWTAVTEEGLEGGTVISEDYDGSPQALQKVRSNIERSGQIGQLVANDFKSSIIYVPLLSRIEATGQALDYAEFARQVEALRAKHESATIRIHITGFAKIIGDLIDGLAEVLKYFAVAIVIAAAMVCAYSRDLRSTLLVVSVSLVAVVWQLGLLPTLGFRLDPFSMLVPFLVFAIGMSHGAQKMNGIMQDIGRGTHKLVAARYTFRRLFLAGLTALLADAVGFAVLLVIDILVIKELALAASLGVGVLIFTNLILLPVLLSYTGVSRRAAERSLRTELADSAGGERHRVWHTLVRFTERKWALGAIAVSAGLAALGFAASLHLQIGDLDPGAPELRPESRYNRDSAFMVANYAASADILVVMVKTADKGCVSYPVVSRIDELAWALEQLPGVDSTSSAPALAKLSSVGYNEGNLKWYELVPNEAALGTLLTYAPRELLPASCDLLPLYVYLKDHKAATLSRVVETVEAFKAQHDSDEARFLLAAGSAGIEAATNIVVQRAWYEMLALVYGAVVVLCFVTFRSWRAVVVAVLPLMLTSLLAEALMVMLGIGVKVATLPVIALGVGIGVDYALYILSVMLARLRAGHTLAQAYYGALLFTGKVVMLTGLTLALGVATWAFSDIKFQADMGILLAFMFLWNMLGALILLPALACFMLKPTVVRSDRAADPAVPEERHKLAA; encoded by the coding sequence ATGCACGCAGACTCCAGCCTCGACCCGCATCCCGTGATCGCGCGCGTCGAAGACTTCGATCGCCGCTCGGGCAACTTGCTCGAGCGCGCCTTCTTCAACTTCCGACCGCTCGTCGTCATCGCCTGCCTGCTGGTCACGCTGCTGCTCGGCTGGCAGGCCGGCAAGCTGCAGCTCAATGCCAGCTTCGAGAAGATGATCCCGACCACGCACCCGTACGTGATCAACTTCCTCGAGTACCGCGGCAAGCTCAGCGGCCTGGGCAACTCGGTGCGCATCGCGGTCGAGACGACCTCGGGCGACATCTACGACAAGACCTACCTCGAGACCCTCGCACGCATCAACGACGAGGTGTTCCTGCTGCCCGGCGTGGATCGCGCCTACATGAAGTCGCTGTGGACGCCGGCGGTGCGCTGGACGGCGGTGACCGAGGAGGGCCTGGAGGGCGGCACGGTGATCTCCGAGGACTACGACGGATCGCCGCAGGCGCTGCAGAAGGTGCGCTCCAACATCGAGCGCTCGGGGCAGATCGGGCAGCTCGTCGCGAACGACTTCAAGTCCAGCATCATCTACGTGCCGCTGCTCAGCCGCATCGAGGCCACCGGCCAGGCGCTCGACTACGCCGAGTTCGCGCGCCAGGTGGAGGCGCTGCGCGCGAAGCACGAGTCGGCCACGATCCGCATCCACATCACCGGCTTCGCCAAGATCATCGGCGACCTGATCGACGGGCTGGCGGAGGTGCTGAAGTACTTCGCGGTGGCGATCGTGATCGCTGCGGCCATGGTCTGCGCGTACAGCCGCGACCTGCGCAGCACGCTGCTGGTGGTGTCGGTCTCGCTGGTGGCGGTGGTGTGGCAACTCGGGCTGCTGCCCACGCTGGGCTTCCGGCTCGACCCGTTCTCGATGCTGGTGCCGTTCCTGGTGTTCGCGATCGGCATGAGCCATGGCGCGCAGAAGATGAACGGCATCATGCAGGACATCGGCCGCGGCACGCACAAGCTGGTGGCGGCCCGCTACACCTTCCGCCGCCTCTTCCTCGCCGGGCTGACCGCGTTGCTGGCCGATGCGGTGGGCTTCGCGGTGCTGCTGGTGATCGACATCCTGGTGATCAAGGAGCTCGCGCTCGCGGCGAGCCTGGGCGTGGGCGTGCTGATCTTCACCAACCTGATCCTGCTGCCGGTGCTGCTGTCCTACACCGGCGTGAGCCGCCGGGCGGCCGAGCGCAGCCTGCGCACCGAGCTGGCCGACAGCGCCGGCGGCGAGCGGCACCGCGTCTGGCACACGCTGGTGCGCTTCACGGAGCGCAAGTGGGCGCTGGGCGCGATCGCGGTGTCGGCCGGTCTGGCGGCGCTCGGCTTCGCGGCCAGCCTGCACCTGCAGATCGGCGACCTGGACCCCGGCGCGCCGGAGCTGCGCCCCGAGTCGCGCTACAACCGCGACAGCGCCTTCATGGTCGCCAACTACGCCGCCAGCGCCGACATCCTGGTGGTGATGGTCAAGACCGCCGACAAGGGCTGCGTGAGCTACCCGGTGGTGTCGCGCATCGACGAGCTGGCCTGGGCCCTGGAGCAGCTGCCCGGCGTCGACTCCACCAGCTCGGCCCCCGCGCTCGCCAAGCTGTCCTCGGTGGGCTACAACGAGGGCAACCTCAAGTGGTACGAGCTGGTGCCGAACGAAGCCGCGCTCGGCACCCTGCTCACCTACGCGCCGCGCGAGCTGTTGCCGGCGAGCTGCGACCTGCTGCCGCTCTACGTCTACCTGAAGGACCACAAGGCGGCCACGCTCAGCCGCGTGGTCGAGACCGTGGAGGCCTTCAAGGCTCAGCACGACTCCGACGAGGCGCGCTTCCTGCTGGCCGCCGGCAGCGCCGGCATCGAGGCGGCGACCAACATCGTCGTGCAGCGCGCCTGGTACGAGATGCTGGCGCTGGTCTACGGTGCCGTGGTGGTGCTGTGCTTCGTGACCTTCCGATCCTGGCGGGCCGTGGTGGTGGCGGTGCTGCCGCTGATGCTGACCTCGCTGCTGGCCGAGGCGCTGATGGTCATGCTGGGCATCGGCGTCAAGGTCGCGACGCTGCCGGTCATCGCGCTCGGCGTGGGCATCGGCGTGGACTACGCGCTGTACATCCTGTCGGTGATGCTGGCCCGGCTGCGTGCGGGCCACACGCTGGCCCAGGCCTATTACGGGGCACTGCTGTTCACCGGCAAGGTGGTGATGCTGACCGGCCTGACGCTGGCCCTGGGTGTGGCGACCTGGGCGTTCTCGGACATCAAGTTCCAGGCCGACATGGGCATCCTGCTCGCCTTCATGTTCCTCTGGAACATGCTGGGCGCACTGATCCTGCTGCCGGCGCTGGCCTGCTTCATGTTGAAGCCCACGGTGGTGCGCAGCGACCGGGCCGCCGACCCGGCGGTGCCCGAGGAACGCCACAAGCTGGCCGCCTGA
- a CDS encoding LacI family DNA-binding transcriptional regulator — MTAPDATAPRRSRRGGGITLGDVARLAGVSPITASRALNTPDQVAPDKLARVREAVARTGYVPNRLAGGLASARSRLVAAVVPTIAGPVFMEMVQSLTSALADAGYQLMLGQSGYTESREDALLEAIIGRRPDGIVLTGILHSPEGRRRLLASGIPVVETWDLTPTPIDMLVGFSHAEAAAAVARHLHAKGRRRPALLSADDERALRRNRGFVDEALRLGLVRDAAEIPALRVPAPTTLGSGRSGLARLLAERPEVDAVFCSSDMLALGVLVEAAARGIAVPQQLAVVGFGDLGFAADTQPALSTVRIDGTGIGQRAARFIVDRADGRTVGEKIVDVGFRVIERGSS; from the coding sequence ATGACAGCGCCCGACGCCACCGCGCCCCGCCGCTCGCGCCGCGGGGGCGGCATCACGCTCGGTGACGTGGCGCGCCTCGCCGGGGTCTCGCCGATCACGGCCTCGCGCGCACTGAACACGCCGGACCAGGTGGCGCCCGACAAGCTGGCGCGCGTGCGCGAGGCGGTGGCGCGCACCGGCTACGTGCCGAACCGGCTCGCCGGCGGCCTGGCCTCGGCACGCAGCCGGCTCGTCGCGGCCGTCGTGCCCACGATCGCCGGGCCGGTGTTCATGGAGATGGTGCAGTCGCTGACCAGCGCGCTCGCCGACGCCGGCTACCAGCTGATGCTGGGGCAGAGCGGCTACACCGAGTCGCGTGAGGACGCGCTGCTCGAGGCCATCATCGGCCGCCGGCCCGACGGCATCGTGCTGACCGGCATCCTGCATTCGCCGGAGGGCCGGCGCCGCCTGCTGGCGAGCGGCATCCCGGTGGTCGAGACCTGGGACCTCACGCCGACGCCGATCGACATGCTGGTCGGGTTCTCCCATGCGGAAGCGGCCGCCGCCGTGGCCCGCCACTTGCACGCCAAGGGCCGGCGCCGCCCGGCACTGCTGAGCGCCGACGACGAGCGCGCACTGCGTCGCAACCGCGGCTTCGTCGACGAGGCCTTGCGCCTGGGCCTGGTGCGCGACGCGGCCGAGATCCCGGCGCTGCGCGTGCCGGCGCCCACCACGCTGGGCAGCGGCCGCAGCGGCCTGGCACGCCTGCTGGCCGAGCGGCCCGAGGTCGATGCGGTGTTCTGCAGCTCCGACATGCTGGCGCTGGGCGTGCTGGTCGAGGCCGCGGCGCGCGGCATCGCGGTCCCGCAGCAGCTGGCGGTGGTCGGCTTCGGCGACCTGGGCTTCGCCGCCGATACCCAGCCGGCGCTGAGTACCGTGCGCATCGACGGCACCGGCATCGGCCAGCGCGCGGCGCGCTTCATCGTCGACCGCGCCGACGGCCGCACGGTGGGCGAGAAGATCGTCGACGTGGGCTTCCGCGTCATCGAGCGCGGCAGCAGCTGA
- a CDS encoding Bug family tripartite tricarboxylate transporter substrate binding protein, protein MNKLLTSLCLALAALGSLSAQAAAWPDKPVTIVVPFPPGGSTDTLARAIAPKLQEQLGQTFIVDNKAGATGTIGAGQVKRAAPDGYTLLLSSLGPFVIAPHLIKGMPYDALKDFDLLTVAVQAPNVLVVPAASPLKTVADVIAAAKKEPGKMTLASSGNGSSDHLTAELFWLQTGTSGTHVPYKGGAPAIQDLLGGQVDASFQNVNAVLQHINAGKLRAIAVTGDKRSAVLPNVPTLVESGVKGVDVYSWQAVAAPKGLPADVKGKLHAALVAALNDAQVKHKLAEIGIEVVANTPEQFAAFQQAEYARWKNVIETRKITAD, encoded by the coding sequence ATGAACAAGCTGCTGACCTCGCTGTGCCTCGCGCTCGCCGCGCTGGGCTCGCTTTCCGCGCAGGCCGCGGCCTGGCCCGACAAGCCGGTGACGATCGTCGTGCCCTTCCCGCCGGGCGGCTCGACCGACACGCTGGCGCGTGCCATCGCCCCCAAGCTGCAGGAGCAGCTGGGCCAGACCTTCATCGTCGACAACAAGGCCGGCGCCACCGGCACCATCGGTGCCGGGCAGGTCAAGCGCGCGGCGCCGGACGGCTACACGCTGCTGCTGTCTTCGCTGGGCCCGTTCGTGATCGCGCCGCACCTGATCAAGGGCATGCCCTATGACGCGCTGAAGGACTTCGACCTGCTGACCGTTGCGGTGCAGGCGCCCAACGTGCTGGTGGTGCCCGCGGCCTCGCCGCTGAAGACCGTGGCCGACGTGATCGCCGCGGCGAAGAAGGAGCCGGGCAAGATGACGCTGGCCTCGTCGGGCAACGGCTCGTCCGACCACCTGACCGCCGAGCTGTTCTGGCTGCAGACCGGCACCAGCGGCACGCATGTCCCGTACAAGGGCGGCGCGCCGGCGATCCAGGACCTGCTGGGTGGACAGGTCGACGCCTCGTTCCAGAACGTCAACGCGGTGCTGCAGCACATCAACGCGGGCAAGCTGCGCGCCATCGCGGTCACCGGCGACAAGCGTTCGGCGGTGCTGCCGAACGTGCCGACGCTGGTCGAGAGCGGCGTGAAGGGCGTCGACGTCTACTCGTGGCAGGCAGTCGCCGCGCCGAAGGGCCTGCCGGCCGACGTGAAGGGCAAGCTGCACGCCGCGCTCGTCGCCGCGCTCAACGACGCGCAGGTGAAGCACAAGCTGGCCGAGATCGGCATCGAGGTGGTGGCCAACACGCCCGAGCAGTTCGCCGCTTTCCAGCAGGCCGAGTACGCGCGCTGGAAGAACGTGATCGAGACGCGCAAGATCACTGCAGATTGA